A region from the Lolium perenne isolate Kyuss_39 chromosome 4, Kyuss_2.0, whole genome shotgun sequence genome encodes:
- the LOC127349293 gene encoding zealexin A1 synthase: MEVYLGWALVWVWVWLALLATRSWWRSTANHGLRLPPGPWTLPIIGSLHHLAGKLPHCALRDLARRHGPVMLLRLGEVPTLVISSPAAAREVLKTQDPAFASRSLTVTMRVVTCDGRDIIFSPYGEYWRQLRKVAVTELLTMRRVRSFRAIREEEVATMLHHVERAAAAGTPMDMRTRLSAIVSDTTFRAVMGDRCKQRDVFLRELDSLVSLTSGLNPVDLWPSSWIARLLSGDLRRAKKNHAVVFQIIRDIVQEHLKGGGDEAEDLVDVLLKVHKDGGVDMLGVEAVIFDLFSAGSETSATTLEWAMAEMIKNPTVMKRATAEVRRAFEAGGKVVEDRLGADLPYLQLVVRETLRLHPPLPLLLPRQCRQPCKVLGFDVPEGTQVIVNGWALGRDEQSWPDATEEFRPERFEAGDGADFRGTDFEFLPFGAGRRMCPGMAFGLANVELPLASLLLHFDWEAPGISDPAEFDMTEGFGVTARRKATLLLRPSLRVPTPRTGLVV; the protein is encoded by the exons ATGGAGGTCTACCTCGGCTGGGCTCTGGTATGGGTGTGGGTGTGGCTAGCTCTGCTTGCAACGCGCAGCTGGTGGAGGTCCACGGCGAACCACGGCTTGCGTCTCCCGCCGGGTCCATGGACACTGCCGATCATCGGCAGCCTGCACCACCTGGCCGGGAAGCTCCCTCACTGCGCCCTGCGCGACCTGGCGCGGCGCCACGGGCCGGTCATGCTGCTCCGGCTCGGCGAGGTGCCCACGCTGGTGATATCGTCTCCGGCCGCGGCCCGCGAGGTGCTGAAGACCCAGGACCCGGCGTTCGCGTCGCGTTCGCTGACGGTCACCATGCGCGTGGTCACCTGCGACGGCCGCGACATCATCTTCTCGCCCTACGGCGAGTACTGGCGCCAGCTCCGCAAGGTCGCCGTCACCGAGCTCCTCACCATGCGCCGCGTTCGCTCCTTCCGCGCCATCCGCGAGGAGGAGGTGGCCACCATGCTGCACCACGTCGAGCGCGCCGCCGCGGCCGGCACCCCCATGGACATGCGCACGCGCCTGTCGGCCATCGTCTCCGACACCACCTTCCGCGCCGTCATGGGCGACCGCTGCAAGCAGCGCGACGTGTTCCTGCGGGAGCTCGACTCTCTCGTCAGCCTCACGTCGGGACTTAACCCCGTGGACCTGTGGCCGTCGTCGTGGATCGCCAGGCTGCTCAGCGGCGACCTGCGCCGTGCCAAGAAGAACCACGCCGTGGTATTCCAGATCATCAGGGACATTGTCCAGGAGCATCTCAAGGGCGGCGGCGATGAAGCCGAGGATCTGGTTGACGTGTTGCTCAAAGTGCACAAGGATGGTGGAGTCGACATGCTCGGAGTCGAAGCCGTCATCTTT GATCTCTTCAGCGCCGGAAGCGAGACGTCGGCCACGACGCTGGAATGGGCCATGGCCGAGATGATCAAGAACCCAACGGTGATGAAGAGGGCCACGGCGGAGGTGCGCCGGGCGTTCGAGGCCGGCGGCAAGGTAGTCGAGGACAGGCTCGGCGCCGACCTCCCGTACCTGCAGCTCGTCGTCCGGGAGACGCTCCGTCTCCACCCGCCCCTGCCACTGCTGCTCCCGCGCCAGTGCCGGCAGCCTTGCAAAGTGCTCGGGTTCGACGTGCCCGAGGGCACGCAGGTCATCGTCAACGGCTGGGCGCTGGGCCGCGACGAACAGAGCTGGCCCGACGCCACCGAGGAGTTCCGGCCGGAGCGCTTCGAGGCCGGCGACGGCGCCGACTTCAGGGGTACCGACTTCGAGTTCCTGCCCTTCGGTGCCGGCCGGAGAATGTGCCCCGGGATGGCGTTCGGCCTCGCCAACGTGGAGCTTCCGCTCGCCAGCCTGCTGCTCCACTTCGACTGGGAAGCGCCCGGCATCTCCGATCCTGCTGAGTTCGACATGACGGAGGGGTTCGGTGTCACTGCGCGCCGCAAGGCCACCCTCCTCCTGCGCCCTTCCCTCCGCGTGCCGACGCCACGAACTGGACTCGTCGTCTAA
- the LOC127349294 gene encoding uncharacterized protein: MGDPSKQKPVESSADKLYEMFSKMFEQQQLKTTPEIFRYALEPNPVKLSGPGNYISWARHARLILSSHGYDDLLLPNEEVDIQSDVNAKQVNDKVLVWMLGSMEPTVREQVETMASVSEVWAALERQFAGKSNKMQATRVMHELTHLKQDSKSITEYAGEMKKLYRDLHYYHPFEPVDKRDLAIHHKWFESFVSKIFLDGLDKKFNLRRQLIFSKPEWPSLEDIVSNVMEEETRLDDGNEDTQNLLDARAAMSQSMHTSGKKVSADNNRWFCDYCKKNGHCKDNCYKLHGFPPGWQKGRSRQGES; the protein is encoded by the coding sequence ATGGGCGATCCCAGCAAACAAAAACCAGTAGAATCTAGTGCTGACAAGTTATATGAGATGTTCagcaagatgtttgaacaacaacagCTGAAGACAACTCCTGAAATTTTCAGGTATGCGCTTGAACCTAATCCAGTGAAATTGTCCGGACCAGGCAACTACATCAGCTGGGCTCGCCATGCCCGATTAATTTTGAGCTCTCATGGATATGATGATCTGCTACTTCCTAATGAAGAGGTAGATATACAAAGTGATGTCAATGCTAAACAAGTCAATGACAAAGTACTAGTCTGGATGTTGGGAAGCATGGAACCAACAGTCCGAGAGCAAGTCGAAACTATGGCCAGCGTCTCAGAAGTTTGGGCTGCTTTGGAGAGGCAGTTTGCAGGGAAGTCAAATAAGATGCAGGCTACTCGTGTCATGCACGAGTTAACCCACCTAAAGCAAGACTCAAAATCTATTACCGAGTATGCCGGTGAGATGAAAAAATTATACAGAGATCTGCATTACTATCATCCATTTGAACCTGTTGACAAGAGGGACTTGGCTATTCACCACAAATGGTTCGAGTCTTTTGTGAGCAAGATTTTTCTAGATGGTCTGGACAAGAAATTTAACCTTCGCCGTCAATTAATTTTCTCGAAACCAGAATGGCCCAGCCTAGAAGACATTGTGTCTAATGTGATGGAGGAGGAAACACGACTTGATGATGGAAATGAGGATACTCAGAATCTTTTAGATGCTCGTGCAGCCATGTCACAATCAATGCATACCTCTGGGAAAAAGGTGAGTGCAGATAATAACAGATGGTTCTGTGACTATTGCAAGAAAAATGGACATTGCAAAGACAATTGCTACAAATTGCATGGTTTTCCACCTGGGTGGCAAAAAGGGAGATCTCGGCAAGGGGAGTCGTAG